In Rhodospirillales bacterium, a single window of DNA contains:
- a CDS encoding peroxiredoxin, with protein sequence MTIKVGDTMPQGTMHIMTADGPSEVSTSELFDGKKVVLFSVPGAFTPTCSARHLPSFVLHHDALKAKGVDTIACMAVNDAFVMGAWGDDQNVGDKVMMLADGAADYSRALGLELDLSGVAFGMRGKRFSILVDNGVVQQLNVDEEGYGSTSAETMLEQLG encoded by the coding sequence ATGACGATCAAGGTCGGTGACACCATGCCCCAGGGCACCATGCACATCATGACGGCCGACGGACCGTCCGAGGTCAGCACCAGCGAACTGTTCGACGGCAAGAAGGTCGTCCTGTTCTCGGTGCCGGGTGCCTTTACGCCGACCTGCTCGGCCAGGCACCTGCCGAGCTTCGTGCTGCACCACGATGCATTGAAGGCCAAAGGTGTCGATACGATTGCCTGCATGGCGGTCAATGACGCCTTCGTCATGGGCGCCTGGGGCGACGACCAGAACGTGGGCGACAAGGTCATGATGCTGGCCGATGGCGCTGCCGACTACTCCAGGGCGCTGGGCCTCGAGCTCGACCTCTCGGGCGTCGCCTTCGGCATGCGCGGGAAACGCTTCTCGATCCTGGTCGACAACGGTGTCGTCCAGCAGCTCAACGTCGACGAAGAGGGCTACGGCTCGACGAGCGCCGAGACGATGCTCGAGCAGCTCGGCTGA
- a CDS encoding homoserine kinase — translation MAVYTDVAAEELEAFLADYDLGSLLSLKGIAEGVENSNYFVMTDAGPFILTLYEKRVSACDLPFFLGLMDHLARQGFPCPTPIKDRSGAALKELNERPAALISFLKGLSPRRVSVEHCAAVGRTLAEMHIKGADFSIKRPNALSLAGWQKLADGCRGQGDGVAPGLCDEIAAELEVMQAQWPADLPAGMIHADLFCDNVFFDGGQLSGVIDFYFACNDLLAYDVAICLNAWCFENAHEFNVTKARAMLDAYRQVRPFESAEIVALPLLARGAALRFLLTRLFDWLHPVDGALVTPKDPREYLARMRFHRGVDSAVAYGLMDS, via the coding sequence ATGGCCGTCTACACCGACGTCGCCGCAGAGGAACTTGAGGCCTTCCTCGCCGACTACGATCTGGGCTCGCTGCTCTCGCTGAAGGGCATTGCGGAAGGCGTGGAGAATTCCAACTACTTCGTCATGACCGATGCGGGCCCGTTCATTCTGACCCTCTACGAGAAGCGGGTCAGCGCCTGCGACCTGCCGTTCTTCCTGGGTCTGATGGATCACCTCGCACGGCAGGGTTTCCCCTGCCCGACCCCGATCAAGGACCGCAGCGGTGCGGCGCTCAAGGAGCTGAACGAACGTCCGGCGGCGCTCATCAGCTTTCTGAAGGGGCTGTCGCCACGCCGCGTCTCGGTCGAGCATTGCGCAGCAGTCGGCCGCACGCTGGCCGAGATGCACATCAAGGGCGCCGATTTCAGCATCAAGCGTCCCAACGCCCTTTCACTCGCCGGCTGGCAGAAGCTGGCTGACGGCTGTCGAGGCCAGGGCGACGGTGTAGCGCCCGGCCTGTGCGATGAGATTGCCGCCGAACTCGAGGTGATGCAGGCACAGTGGCCGGCGGATCTCCCAGCCGGAATGATCCACGCGGACCTCTTCTGTGACAACGTCTTCTTCGACGGCGGCCAGCTCTCGGGCGTGATCGACTTCTACTTCGCCTGCAACGACCTTCTGGCCTACGACGTAGCGATCTGTCTCAACGCCTGGTGCTTTGAGAACGCGCACGAGTTCAACGTAACGAAGGCGCGCGCCATGCTTGACGCCTATCGCCAGGTTCGCCCCTTCGAATCCGCCGAGATCGTCGCCCTGCCGTTGCTCGCGCGCGGCGCAGCCCTGCGATTCCTGCTCACCCGGCTGTTCGACTGGCTGCATCCGGTCGACGGCGCCCTGGTGACGCCGAAGGATCCGAGGGAATACCTCGCCAGGATGCGTTTCCATCGCGGCGTCGACAGCGCGGTCGCCTATGGATTGATGGACTCTTGA
- the rnhA gene encoding ribonuclease HI produces MSEPVTIYTDGACSGNPGPGGWGVLMLWRDEEKELTGGAFETTNNRMELLAAIRALEALKRPTRVILHTDSTYVKDGITSWLPRWKTNGWKTSARKPVKNTDLWQALDAAAERHEIDWRWVKGHGGDPGNERADDLARQGLALYLGEI; encoded by the coding sequence TTGAGCGAACCTGTCACGATTTACACCGATGGTGCGTGTTCGGGGAATCCGGGCCCCGGCGGCTGGGGTGTGCTCATGCTGTGGCGTGACGAGGAGAAGGAGCTGACCGGCGGTGCGTTCGAGACGACGAACAATCGCATGGAGCTCCTGGCCGCGATCCGTGCGCTCGAAGCGCTGAAGCGTCCGACCAGGGTGATCCTCCACACCGACAGCACCTATGTGAAGGACGGCATCACGTCCTGGCTGCCGCGCTGGAAGACCAACGGATGGAAGACCTCGGCCAGGAAGCCGGTGAAGAATACTGACCTCTGGCAGGCGCTCGACGCCGCGGCCGAACGCCACGAGATCGACTGGCGCTGGGTCAAGGGACACGGAGGCGATCCCGGAAACGAGCGGGCCGACGACCTCGCGCGTCAGGGCCTGGCGCTCTATCTCGGAGAAATCTGA
- the ispH gene encoding 4-hydroxy-3-methylbut-2-enyl diphosphate reductase translates to MNVLRERPAMHVLLASPRGFCAGVDRAIQIVEQAIEQYGAPVYVRHEIVHNRFVVEALEEKGAIFVEELDEIPDDDRPVVFSAHGVPKAVPAEARRRDLSYLDATCPLVSKVHHEAGKHHRAGRKMILIGHAGHPEVVGTMGQLPGGAIILVQSEDEAESVAVDDPAALAYITQTTLSVDDTASIVEILRRRFPDIHGPHRQDICYATTNRQEAVKAIAERCDLMLVIGASNSSNSVRLFEVARTSGASNAMLIARACELDPHVLDGVRTLGITAGASAPEILVEEVLEALGRDHNITIEEVEVTRENVHFKLPRTLAG, encoded by the coding sequence ATGAACGTGCTCCGGGAGCGGCCAGCCATGCATGTCCTGCTTGCCAGTCCCCGCGGCTTCTGTGCGGGTGTCGACCGTGCGATCCAGATTGTCGAACAGGCGATCGAACAGTACGGCGCGCCGGTCTACGTCCGCCACGAGATCGTGCACAACCGCTTTGTCGTCGAGGCGCTGGAGGAGAAGGGCGCCATCTTCGTTGAGGAACTCGACGAGATTCCCGATGACGATCGGCCTGTCGTGTTTTCGGCCCATGGCGTGCCGAAGGCCGTGCCGGCGGAGGCCAGGAGGCGCGATCTGTCTTACCTTGATGCGACCTGCCCGCTGGTCAGCAAGGTTCACCATGAGGCCGGGAAACATCATCGTGCCGGACGCAAGATGATCCTGATCGGCCATGCCGGCCATCCCGAGGTCGTCGGCACCATGGGCCAACTCCCCGGTGGCGCGATCATTCTGGTGCAGTCCGAGGACGAGGCCGAATCCGTTGCTGTCGATGACCCCGCGGCCCTCGCCTACATCACGCAGACGACGTTGTCGGTCGACGACACCGCCTCGATCGTGGAAATCCTGCGCCGGCGGTTTCCTGACATTCACGGGCCGCACCGTCAGGACATCTGCTACGCGACCACGAACCGGCAGGAGGCGGTGAAGGCCATCGCCGAACGCTGCGACCTCATGCTGGTGATCGGCGCGAGCAATTCGTCGAACTCCGTACGCCTGTTCGAGGTCGCCAGGACCTCCGGTGCCAGCAACGCCATGCTGATCGCCCGGGCGTGCGAGCTCGACCCCCATGTGCTCGATGGCGTGCGCACACTCGGCATCACCGCGGGTGCCTCCGCGCCTGAGATCCTTGTCGAAGAGGTGCTCGAGGCGCTGGGGCGCGACCACAACATTACCATCGAGGAGGTCGAGGTCACCCGCGAGAATGTTCACTTCAAGCTGCCCCGCACGCTGGCCGGCTGA
- the gcvT gene encoding glycine cleavage system aminomethyltransferase GcvT: MNTDDDLLTTPLLGLHRERDARIVPFAGYAMPVQFPSGIITEHKHTRSAAGLFDVSHMGQMRLTARGGAPLGTVTAALERLVPADIVNLKPGRQRYTQFTNEQGGILDDLMITCMGDHLYMVVNAATKADDLALMQKHLSGDCEIEVLESRALIALQGPGAIGVMARLIPEVAQLTFMQAATWTWQGERLLISRSGYTGEDGCEISVPGHAAEVLARRLLEEDEVEPVGLGARDSLRLEAGLCLYGHDIDRTTTPVEAGLAWSIQKRRRTEGGFPGATVVQEQLRNGPSRKRIGIRPEGRAPVREGAAVRDGDGREIGHVTSGGFGATVGGPVAMGYVDANHATPGTALELELRGRGVAAEVAALPFVPPGYHRG; encoded by the coding sequence GTGAACACGGATGACGACCTGCTGACGACCCCCTTGCTCGGCCTTCACCGGGAGCGTGACGCGCGCATCGTGCCCTTTGCGGGCTACGCCATGCCGGTGCAGTTTCCGTCCGGCATCATCACCGAACACAAGCACACACGCAGCGCGGCAGGCTTGTTCGATGTCTCACACATGGGACAGATGCGGCTGACCGCCAGGGGCGGCGCGCCGCTCGGGACCGTCACCGCGGCGCTGGAACGGCTTGTGCCGGCCGATATCGTCAACCTGAAGCCGGGCCGGCAACGCTACACCCAGTTCACCAACGAACAGGGCGGTATTCTCGACGACCTGATGATCACCTGCATGGGCGATCACCTTTACATGGTGGTCAACGCCGCGACGAAGGCCGACGACCTCGCCTTGATGCAGAAACATCTGTCCGGCGACTGCGAGATCGAGGTGCTGGAGAGCCGGGCGCTGATTGCCCTGCAGGGGCCCGGGGCGATCGGCGTGATGGCGCGCCTCATCCCCGAGGTCGCGCAGCTGACCTTCATGCAGGCGGCGACCTGGACCTGGCAGGGCGAGCGCCTGCTGATCAGCCGCTCGGGCTACACCGGCGAAGACGGCTGCGAGATTTCCGTCCCGGGCCACGCGGCCGAGGTTCTGGCGCGTCGTCTCCTGGAGGAGGACGAGGTCGAGCCGGTTGGGCTGGGCGCACGCGACAGCCTCAGACTTGAGGCCGGGCTCTGCCTCTACGGGCACGACATCGATAGAACGACGACGCCGGTCGAGGCCGGGCTCGCCTGGTCCATCCAGAAGCGGCGGCGCACCGAAGGCGGCTTTCCCGGCGCAACGGTCGTTCAGGAGCAGCTTCGCAACGGTCCGTCGCGGAAGCGTATCGGCATCCGGCCCGAGGGCCGGGCGCCGGTGCGTGAAGGCGCGGCCGTCCGGGACGGCGACGGCCGTGAGATCGGGCATGTCACCAGCGGCGGCTTCGGTGCCACCGTCGGCGGGCCGGTCGCCATGGGATATGTCGATGCGAACCATGCCACGCCGGGCACGGCGTTGGAGCTTGAGTTGCGGGGCAGGGGAGTTGCCGCCGAGGTGGCCGCACTGCCCTTCGTACCACCGGGTTATCACAGAGGTTGA
- a CDS encoding CDGSH iron-sulfur domain-containing protein, whose translation MSDEVVIAQKGPYKVGIKAGEKYFWCRCGRSATQPFCDGAHKAVGMKPCIYTAEEDKTVWFCGCKHSGSEPFCDGTHNRL comes from the coding sequence ATGAGCGACGAGGTCGTGATTGCCCAAAAGGGCCCCTACAAGGTCGGGATCAAGGCGGGAGAGAAGTATTTCTGGTGCCGCTGCGGGCGCAGCGCGACCCAGCCGTTCTGCGACGGTGCCCACAAGGCTGTTGGCATGAAGCCCTGCATCTACACGGCCGAGGAAGACAAGACCGTCTGGTTCTGCGGTTGCAAGCACAGCGGCAGCGAGCCGTTCTGCGACGGCACACACAACAGGCTCTGA